In Terriglobia bacterium, one DNA window encodes the following:
- a CDS encoding HlyD family secretion protein, giving the protein MTLSDNAESRTRSARPVLKIALVLIVGAALAGAYYGWRYFADRESTDDAQIDGHIVPVASRVGGTVLEVKIDDNQYTAAGTLLVQIDSKDYEVALAREEANLADAQASLQAARSGVPIVSTTTESQVSSAAASLERMRAGATAAAGELEAARSRLTTAQARLREATANRVRLTQDLDRMKKLIVKDEISRQQYDAAIALEEGARAGEDAARSAISEAEHAVAVADSRLAQADRLVEQAHADVHSAETGPDQVAVTRARAAAAEAKVKLAEAAVEQARLNLQYTTIRSPVSGVVSKKNVEPGQIVQPGQPLLALVPLEDIWVTANFKETQLHSMRAGQRVSITVDAYGRKFWGRVESIAAATGARFSLLPPENATGNYVKVVQRIPVKILFDKGQDPEHLLRPGMSVVPTVFMK; this is encoded by the coding sequence ATGACCCTCAGTGACAATGCCGAATCGAGGACTCGATCTGCCCGCCCCGTCTTGAAAATAGCCTTGGTGTTGATCGTGGGGGCCGCGCTGGCCGGGGCCTACTATGGCTGGCGGTACTTTGCAGACAGGGAATCGACCGATGATGCCCAGATCGATGGCCACATCGTGCCGGTCGCGTCGCGCGTGGGTGGGACGGTGCTGGAGGTGAAGATCGACGATAACCAGTACACAGCGGCCGGGACACTCCTGGTGCAGATCGATTCAAAAGACTACGAGGTGGCGCTTGCACGCGAAGAAGCGAACCTGGCCGACGCCCAGGCGTCGCTGCAGGCGGCTCGCTCGGGAGTACCGATCGTCTCCACAACCACGGAGAGCCAGGTCTCGAGCGCTGCGGCCAGCCTGGAACGGATGCGCGCCGGTGCCACGGCTGCCGCAGGTGAGCTCGAAGCTGCCCGGTCGCGACTGACGACGGCTCAGGCGCGGCTGCGCGAGGCAACTGCCAACCGTGTGCGGCTGACACAGGATCTCGATCGCATGAAGAAACTGATCGTGAAGGACGAGATCTCGCGCCAGCAATATGATGCCGCTATCGCTCTGGAAGAGGGTGCCCGGGCCGGCGAAGACGCCGCCCGCTCGGCAATCTCGGAGGCTGAGCATGCGGTGGCTGTGGCTGACAGCCGTCTGGCGCAGGCAGACCGGTTGGTCGAGCAGGCTCACGCAGATGTGCACTCGGCAGAAACGGGGCCGGATCAGGTGGCAGTTACCAGGGCACGTGCAGCGGCAGCCGAGGCCAAGGTGAAGCTCGCCGAGGCTGCGGTTGAGCAAGCCCGCCTCAATCTGCAATACACGACAATCAGGAGCCCGGTGAGCGGCGTGGTCAGCAAAAAGAATGTCGAGCCCGGGCAGATTGTGCAGCCCGGGCAACCACTGCTGGCCCTGGTGCCGCTCGAAGACATCTGGGTGACCGCCAATTTCAAGGAAACGCAGTTGCACAGCATGCGTGCCGGCCAGCGGGTCAGCATCACGGTTGATGCCTACGGCAGAAAATTCTGGGGCCGCGTGGAAAGCATCGCAGCCGCTACCGGCGCGCGCTTCAGCCTCCTGCCACCGGAGAACGCCACCGGTAACTATGTGAAGGTGGTTCAGCGCATCCCGGTAAAAATCCTCTTTGACAAGGGGCAGGACCCGGAGCACCTGCTGCGGCCCGGCATGTCGGTCGTCCCCACCGTTTTCATGAAGTAG
- a CDS encoding DHA2 family efflux MFS transporter permease subunit codes for MDRIPEVAPPYVNPWLVSLSVMMGTFMVVLDTTVVNVSLPHIAGSLSASIEESTWALTSYLAANAVILPLTGWLANHFGRKRLLMISVVGFTTASFLCGLAVNLPMLIVCRIVQGMTGGVMQPISQAIMLEAFAPRERGKAMAFFGVGIVVAPILGPVLGGWLTDTYSWRWIFYINIPFGALSLFMTSSFIFDPRYIRRGTARIDYWGIGLLAVGIGALQIGLDKGQQEDWFSSNWITALLVTAVMVLPLLVIRELRVRNPVIDLHVFRERTYSTGVVLMTLMGFVLYGSLVLLPILLQTLMGYPPLEAGIAMAPRGVGSLLAMPLVGIMMARIDPRKLLMVGYMVGGFSLFWFARISLEAGYWNIFWPQLVQGIGLGLLFVPLATVTMDRIPKEKMGNATSLFNLMRNIGGSTGIAVIGTILTRQQQVHTNVLGARINPYDMDSQIMVQRMKTMFLGQGADAVTATKRTYAALFGMTQQQAGILSFNDAFRLLGLIFVLLTPLVLLMRRPGTGHHPPPAPPD; via the coding sequence ATGGATCGCATCCCTGAGGTCGCGCCCCCCTATGTCAATCCATGGCTGGTGTCCCTGTCGGTCATGATGGGCACCTTCATGGTGGTGTTGGATACCACCGTCGTCAACGTGTCGCTGCCCCACATTGCCGGCAGCCTTTCGGCCAGCATTGAAGAGTCGACCTGGGCCCTGACGTCCTACCTGGCGGCCAATGCCGTCATTCTGCCGCTCACCGGCTGGCTGGCAAACCACTTCGGGCGCAAGCGGCTCCTGATGATTTCCGTGGTCGGCTTCACGACGGCTTCGTTTCTCTGTGGCCTGGCGGTGAATCTGCCGATGCTGATCGTGTGCCGCATTGTTCAGGGCATGACCGGCGGCGTCATGCAGCCGATCTCCCAGGCGATCATGTTGGAGGCGTTTGCGCCGCGCGAACGCGGCAAGGCCATGGCCTTCTTTGGCGTCGGGATCGTGGTCGCACCGATTCTCGGTCCGGTCCTCGGCGGGTGGCTGACCGACACCTATTCGTGGCGATGGATTTTTTACATCAACATCCCCTTCGGTGCGCTCTCCCTGTTCATGACTTCATCCTTCATTTTCGATCCCCGCTACATCCGGCGCGGCACGGCGCGTATCGATTATTGGGGGATCGGGCTGCTGGCGGTGGGGATCGGGGCATTGCAGATCGGCTTGGACAAGGGGCAGCAGGAGGACTGGTTTTCGTCGAACTGGATCACGGCGCTGCTGGTAACGGCGGTCATGGTCCTGCCGCTGCTCGTCATCCGCGAGCTGCGCGTGCGCAATCCGGTGATCGATCTGCACGTTTTCAGGGAGCGTACCTACAGCACGGGCGTGGTGCTGATGACACTGATGGGGTTCGTTTTGTATGGAAGCCTGGTCCTGCTTCCCATCCTACTGCAGACGCTCATGGGGTATCCGCCGCTCGAGGCCGGGATTGCCATGGCGCCGCGCGGAGTAGGCTCACTGCTTGCCATGCCGCTGGTGGGGATCATGATGGCAAGGATCGATCCGCGCAAGCTGCTGATGGTGGGATACATGGTCGGGGGCTTCTCTCTCTTCTGGTTTGCCCGGATCAGCCTCGAGGCCGGTTACTGGAATATTTTCTGGCCGCAGCTGGTCCAAGGGATAGGGCTTGGCTTGCTTTTCGTGCCGCTGGCGACGGTCACGATGGACCGGATTCCCAAGGAGAAAATGGGGAATGCTACGAGCCTGTTCAACCTGATGCGCAACATCGGCGGAAGCACAGGGATCGCCGTCATCGGGACCATACTTACGCGCCAACAGCAGGTTCACACCAATGTTCTCGGTGCTCGGATCAATCCCTATGATATGGACTCCCAGATCATGGTCCAGAGGATGAAGACGATGTTTCTGGGGCAGGGGGCGGACGCAGTCACGGCTACGAAGCGCACCTATGCGGCACTGTTCGGCATGACCCAACAGCAGGCCGGCATCCTGTCGTTCAACGATGCCTTCAGGTTGCTCGGCCTCATCTTCGTCCTGCTCACTCCTCTTGTGCTCCTGATGCGGCGCCCCGGCACCGGCCACCATCCGCCCCCCGCGCCTCCGGACTAG